A region from the Xenopus laevis strain J_2021 chromosome 4S, Xenopus_laevis_v10.1, whole genome shotgun sequence genome encodes:
- the stxbp3.S gene encoding syntaxin-binding protein 3, whose amino-acid sequence MAAGTDFGLKSTVWQKIKTEVLDDCRKGDEWKILLLDHFTTKLLTSCCKMTDLLKEGITVVEDLFKKRQPVEHMKAIYFIYPNEKSVDCLVNDFNSKSASKYKAAYVYFSDVCPDNLFHKLKSCHPKAIKRCKEINISFFPQESQVFLLNVPKAFHLLYSPDKAVNKETAMQTIAQQIVTLCATLEENPGVRYKKEPLDNAEELANLVEEQLVQYYKMDEKDQFKAKTQSQLLIVDRGFDPFSTILHELTFQAMIYDLLPIENDIYKYQTESAIAKDKEARLDESDELWVKVRHKHIAVVLEEIPKLVKEISSSKKETEGNISISKLADIMKKMPHIRKQISKQTLHLSLAEDCMQKFRGRLEKLCKAEQDLALGSDAEGQKVKDHMRVLLPILINNDFDNYDKIRAILLYIFVENGTSQENLDRLITHAKIEGGGDVLKNWKYLGVPIVPKSSQRKPTRRDRSKEETFQLSRWTPVIKDVIEDTMENKLDSKEWPYCSECPAVWNGSGAVSARQKHNTISRDERKNVSRLIIFVIGGITYSEIRCAYEVSQANKFVQVIIGSTHIITPKTMLDDIKNLTKETV is encoded by the exons TGGTGGAGGACCTTTTTAAAAAACGGCAACCGGTTGAACACATGAAAGCCATTTACTTTATATATCCTAATGAAAAG TCTGTAGATTGTTTGGTGAATGACTTCAACAGTAAATCTGCCAGCAAATATAAAGCTGCTTATGTCTATTTCAGTGATG TTTGTCCTGACAACCTCTTCCACAAGCTGAAGTCCTGTCATCCCAAGGCAATAAAAAGGTGTAAGGAGATCAACATTTCATTTTTCCCTCAGGAGTCACAG gttttcttgCTCAATGTCCCTAAAGCTTTTCACTTACTGTACAGTCCGGATAAAGCCGTGAATAAGGAAACTGCCATGCAAACCATTGCCCAGCAGATAGTGACGTTGTGTGCGACTCTGGAGGAAAACCCTGGAGTGAGATATAAGAA GGAACCACTGGATAATGCAGAAGAACTGGCCAATCTGGTGGAGGAACAACTTGTTCAGTATTACAAAATGGATGAAAAAGACCAGTTTaag GCTAAAACACAGTCACAGCTACTTATAGTGGACAGAGGATTTGATCCATTTTCTACTATACTGCATGAACTTACCTTTCAAGCCATGATCTATGATCTCCTGCCAATCGAGAATGACATCTATAA GTATCAGACAGAAAGCGCTATAGCAAAGGACAAAGAAGCACGATTGGACGAGTCTGATGAACTATGGGTTAAAGTTCGTCACAAACACATTGCTGTAGTACTGGA GGAAATCCCCAAACTTGTCAAAGAAATTTCATCTAGCAAAAAAGAAACCGAAGGAAAT ATCTCCATAAGTAAACTGGCTGATATCATGAAAAAGATGCCCCACATCCGTAAGCAGATAAGCAAA CAAACCTTACACCTCAGTTTAGCTGAAGATTGCATGCAGAAGTTCCGAGGCAGGCTGGAGAAGTTATGCAAAGCCGAGCAG GATTTGGCACTGGGGAGTGATGCAGAGGGGCAGAAAGTCAAAGATCACATGCGTGTTCTTCTTCCAATTTTGATAAACAACGACTTTGACAATTATGACAAAATAAGAGCCATCCTTTTGTACATTTTTGTAGAGAATG GAACCTCCCAGGAGAACCTTGATCGGCTGATCACACATGCAAAAATTGAAGGTGGGGGAGATGTTTTGAAGAACTGGAAGTACCTCGGAGTTCCTATTGTCCCTAAG TCATCGCAGCGTAAACCAACAAGGAGAGACCGATCAAAGGAGGAGACATTTCAGTTGTCGCGCTGGACTCCTGTAATAAAGGATGTTATTGAG GACACTATGGAGAATAAGTTGGACTCCAAAGAGTGGCCATATTGTTCTGAGTGTCCAGCAGTATGGAATGGATCTGGGGCAGTGAG TGCCAGGCAAAAACATAACACAATATCTCGGGACGAAAGGAAGAACGTGTCTAGGCTTATTATTTTTGTAATCGGAGGGATAACCTACTCTGAAATACGTTGCGCTTATGAAGTGTCACAGGCCAACAAGTTTGTCCAAGTCATAATAG gTTCAACTCATATTATTACTCCTAAAACAATGCTGGATGATATAAAGAATCTCACTAAAGAAACTGTTTAG